Genomic segment of Camelina sativa cultivar DH55 unplaced genomic scaffold, Cs unpScaffold24071, whole genome shotgun sequence:
TTCAAATCCAAACACAAAACCCTCTTTCCATTACCACCGCCAGACTTCTTCATCGTCACCGGCGCCGTAGCAGGAGCCAAACTCCGgccacctcctcctcctgctcCACCTCTATGCTTCCTCATGTGACCACCCAAGGCTTGCCCTACGGCGAACTCAGCACCACATATGGGACAC
This window contains:
- the LOC104775637 gene encoding zinc finger protein ZAT12-like, with amino-acid sequence SHRRSAALEGHAPPSPKRVKPVKHECPICGAEFAVGQALGGHMRKHRGGAGGGGGRSLAPATAPVTMKKSGGGNGKRVLCLD